In Penaeus monodon isolate SGIC_2016 chromosome 15, NSTDA_Pmon_1, whole genome shotgun sequence, a genomic segment contains:
- the LOC119581973 gene encoding dual specificity protein phosphatase MPK-4-like isoform X1 gives MEKKGGADLSKIEEGLYLGNLIAATEPKCLEEHFISHILTVDSKPLPTSITSLPGMSFLFIKANDLPQENLLIHFEDAINFIEEAQTKGSVLVHCFFGVSRSATLVTCFLMKKYRITFDEALGRIKARRGCVGPNSGFLQQLYLFQNMGWKLAEDHFQFRAFLLKSYAFAISKGRKVDENKYQCLVQPDPRTTPSESPVIYKCRMCRSSLVRKDSIMPHCDGQSPFWNDTKWAEPWDDTSLCAQGVFTLPISWMADITSELKGKLMCPKCQAKLGSYDWCGGKCPCGAKITPAFFFIPSKVDKCS, from the exons atggaaaaaaaaggtggggcaGACCTCAGTAAAATTGAAGAGGGCCTTTATTTAG GAAATTTGATTGCTGCAACAGAGCCAAAATGTCTGGAGGAACACTTCATTTCGCACATCCTCACAGTGGATTCGAAACCCCTGCCAACAAGCATCACATCATTACCTGGCATGAGCTTTCTCTTTATCAAAG CAAATGATTTGCCTCAGGAAAACCTCTTGATACATTTTGAGGATGCGATTAATTTCATAGAGGAAGCCCAGACAAAAGGCAGTGTTCTTGTACATTG TTTCTTTGGTGTGTCCAGAAGTGCTACACTGGTAActtgttttttaatgaaaaagtacAGAATCACATTTGATGAAGCTTTAGGGAG AATCAAGGCAAGAAGAGGATGTGTAGGTCCTAACTCTGGATTTTTGCAACAGCTTTATCTTTTTCAAAATATGGGATGGAAATTGGCAGAAGATCATTTTCAATTCCGAGCCTTTCTGCTGAAGTCATATGCATTTGCAATCAGTAAAG GTAGAAAGGTGGATGAAAATAAGTATCAGTGTTTGGTACAGCCAGATCCAAGGACTACACCAAGTGAGAGTCCAGTTATATACAAATGTAGAATGTGCAG ATCATCATTAGTGAGAAAGGATTCTATCATGCCACACTGTGATGGTCAGAGTCCCTTCTGGAATGACACTAAGTGGGCTGAACCATGGGACGACACTTCGCTTTGTGCCCAAGGTGTATTCACACTCCCAATATCCTGGATGGCTGATATTACATCTGAACTGAAAGGGAAGCTAATGTGTCCCAAGTGCCAGGCAAAACTTGGAAGTTATGATTGGTGTGGAG gGAAATGTCCATGTGGAGCAAAAATAACACCtgcctttttctttattccatcAAAAGTGGATAAATGCAGTTGA
- the LOC119581973 gene encoding dual specificity protein phosphatase MPK-4-like isoform X2 translates to MSGGTLHFAHPHSGFETPANKHHIITWHELSLYQSFFGVSRSATLVTCFLMKKYRITFDEALGRIKARRGCVGPNSGFLQQLYLFQNMGWKLAEDHFQFRAFLLKSYAFAISKGRKVDENKYQCLVQPDPRTTPSESPVIYKCRMCRSSLVRKDSIMPHCDGQSPFWNDTKWAEPWDDTSLCAQGVFTLPISWMADITSELKGKLMCPKCQAKLGSYDWCGGKCPCGAKITPAFFFIPSKVDKCS, encoded by the exons ATGTCTGGAGGAACACTTCATTTCGCACATCCTCACAGTGGATTCGAAACCCCTGCCAACAAGCATCACATCATTACCTGGCATGAGCTTTCTCTTTATCAAAG TTTCTTTGGTGTGTCCAGAAGTGCTACACTGGTAActtgttttttaatgaaaaagtacAGAATCACATTTGATGAAGCTTTAGGGAG AATCAAGGCAAGAAGAGGATGTGTAGGTCCTAACTCTGGATTTTTGCAACAGCTTTATCTTTTTCAAAATATGGGATGGAAATTGGCAGAAGATCATTTTCAATTCCGAGCCTTTCTGCTGAAGTCATATGCATTTGCAATCAGTAAAG GTAGAAAGGTGGATGAAAATAAGTATCAGTGTTTGGTACAGCCAGATCCAAGGACTACACCAAGTGAGAGTCCAGTTATATACAAATGTAGAATGTGCAG ATCATCATTAGTGAGAAAGGATTCTATCATGCCACACTGTGATGGTCAGAGTCCCTTCTGGAATGACACTAAGTGGGCTGAACCATGGGACGACACTTCGCTTTGTGCCCAAGGTGTATTCACACTCCCAATATCCTGGATGGCTGATATTACATCTGAACTGAAAGGGAAGCTAATGTGTCCCAAGTGCCAGGCAAAACTTGGAAGTTATGATTGGTGTGGAG gGAAATGTCCATGTGGAGCAAAAATAACACCtgcctttttctttattccatcAAAAGTGGATAAATGCAGTTGA
- the LOC119581974 gene encoding actin-related protein 2/3 complex subunit 5-C-like gives MAKNTLSSEFRNLDVDQYNEDNYKEDDGEPQSPPIGIDEATIVSHINSGNHADALKLLLTNAPVASKGKNEQVKDMALNLVLKVLLSVNKSQMDQIIGVLDQTHLDVLMKYIYRGFERPSEGSSAILLIWHEKVYNVGGVGCIVRVLTDRKRV, from the exons ATGGCCAAGAATACGTTAAGCTCCGAATTCCGAAACCTTGATGTTGACCAGTACAATGAAGATAATTACAAAGAAGATGATGGCGAGCCCCAGAGTCCACCTATTGGGATTGATGAAGCCACAATTGTTTCACATATAAACTCAG GCAATCATGCTGATGCTCTGAAACTCCTGCTAACAAATGCACCAGTAGCATCTAAGGGGAAAAATGAACAAGTAAAGGACATGGCTCTAAACCTAGTGTTAAAG GTACTATTGTCTGTCAACAAGTCACAGATGGACCAGATAATTGGAGTTCTAGACCAAACCCATTTGGATGTCCTAATGAAGTACATTTACAGAGGTTTTGAGAGGCCATCAGAGGGGTCCTCTGCCATTCTTCTTATTTGGCACGAGAAAGTGTATAATGTTGGAGGTGTAGGTTGTATTGTACGTGTCCTCACAGACAGGAAAAGGGTCTGA